The genomic interval CCCGCGACCACAACGGGTCGCGGGGCGGGCGGGCTCACGCCGGCTACCGGCGTCGGCGCGGCGTGACTACCCCGCCGGCCTGCCGCAGACCGCGTCCGCCACGATCTCGTCGGCGCGGCGCAACACCGCCATGGCGGCCTCGTCCCCGGCCAACTGGGTGGTCAGGGAGAGCACGACGACCCGCCGGCCGTCGGTGGTGGCGCCGTTGACCGTACTCATCCCCGGTACGTCGCCGCCGTGGCTCCAGTACCCGCCGCAGGCGTTCGGCGCCCACATGACGCCGAGCCCGTAACGGGCGCCCGGCAGGTAGTCCTGGAAGGTCTCGGCGAGCACGGTACGCCGCATCTCGGCCAACTGGGCCGGGGCGAGCAGCCGGCCCTGTTGCAGGGCCTGCCAGAAGCGGACCAGGTCGGACGGGGTACTGACCAGATCGCCGGCCGTGTAGGCCATGGTGGTGTTGAACAGCGTGGTGTCGTCCAGCGGCCCACCCGGCTCCCACTGCTGGTAGCCCCTGGCGTGCGGCCCCGGCAGGTACGCCCGGTCCCCCGGCGTGGAGGTCTCGGTCAACCGCAGCGGCCGCAGGATGCGGTCCCGCAGTTCGGCCGCCCAGCTCCGGCCGGTCACCCGCTCGATCAGCATCCCGGCCAGGATGTAGTTGGTGTTCGAGTAGTCCCAGCTCGTGCCGGGGGCGAACGTCGGCGGGTGCGCCATGGCGAGCGCCACCAGTTCGGCCGGCTCGTAGTGGTCGAACCGGTGCCGGGCGTACCCCCCGGCGGAGGAGAGACCGGGCAGGTCCCGGGTGTAGTTGTAGAGGCCGCTGGTGTGCTGTAGGAGCTGGCGGACGGTGATCCGCCGGCCGTCGTTGCCGTTGCCCGCCACCACGCCGGGCAGCCAGCGGTCGACGGTGTCGTCGAGCCGGAGCCGACCCTCACCGACCAGTTGCAGCACCACCACCGCGGCGAAGGTCTTGGTGTTGCTGCCGATCCGGAAGTACCCGTCCCGGGGTACCGGCGCACCCGTGGCCAGGTCTGCCGTCCCGGCCCGGGCGTAGCTGTCGCGTACGCCGTCCCGGGCCAGCCCCTGCACCCCGGTGATGCCGAGGGCGTGCAGGTCGGTCACGCCGACCCGCAACCACCGTCCACTATCGACGGCAACGGACGCCGACGCCGGTGGCGCGACGGCGACGCCGAGCATCGCGGTCACCAGCGTCGCGACCATCAGGCGCCGCGCGCCTCGACCGAGCTTTATGGACACGTTGGTCTCCTCCCCCTCCGAGCACATGGGCCCCACCCTAGGAAGCCCGTCGATGCGTCCACATCGGTGTTCGCCCCGAAGGGATGTCCCCGGGCCAAGCGGGTGGTCGGGTCGGGAGGGTGCTGCGGCGCACTCCCCGTAAAGCATCCTAGGACAATCTCGGTGTCCGGCCTGCCCGAGACGGCGAAAGGCCGCCCGGCCGGGCCCTCCGCCCGCCGCGTCGGCGGGTCACGCTCCCACCCCGACGCCGCCGCATCTGTACCAAGACGGTACGAGCGCGGTGGGCTGCGGATCGGGTACGACCGGGGCACACTGCGTGCATGACTCATCACGGTAGGCAGGTGCCGGATCATCTGCTGATCCGGATCACGCAGCGGAACGATCCGGTGTCGGCGGTCTCCGAGGACGACGCGCGCCGCCGGTCGCTCGCCTATCCGAAGCTGATGTGGGGAGCGCCGGTCTTCGGGTACGCCGAGGAGGTGGCCGGCCGGTGGCGGATCCTCAGCCTCAGCGGCGACCAGCCGCAGGGCAGCCGGGACGGCCTCGGCTCGCACTTCCGCCGACTGCTCAGCGAGACGCCGGAGACCGCCGGACACGCGACGCGACGCCGGGAATACCGGGAGGCGATCCGGCTGCTCGACTGGGAGGTGGTCGACGACCTCACCGTGCACGGCCGGCGTTACCGGATCATCCGCGCCCAGCCGTTCATCCGGATGGGGCCGGACGGGCCCGAACCACCCCGGCCCACCGACCCGGACCCGTACCCGCCGGGCAAGACGCGCGGCGTCCGCTCCCAGGAGGAGGGCTTCGTCATCGACCCGACCGCGAGTACCGGCCTCTCCGACGGGCTACTGCGGATAGAGATGGTCCCCGCGTTCTACAAGGCCGGCATCGTCCCCGACGACGTCCGGGCCGACTCCCGCCGGGCACTCGTCACCCACCCGAACGTGGTGCTGCTGCCGGTCGGCTTCACCATCGGCGAGTACGTGCACGGGAGCTGGCAACCCCGGTCGTTCAGCACGTACCCGACGCCGCAGGCCGCCCGCGACTCGGCCGCCTTCCGGTTCAGCGACATCGTCCCGCACGAGGACGCGTCGCTGGAGGAGATCCGGGCCGCGTACACCCGGGCGCTGGAGGAGTTCGAGGCGCCGCGTACGGACGAGTTCGAGATCCGGGGCGTGCGCTGCCGGGTGACCCGGGTCGAGCGCTTCGTCCGGGTCGGCCCGGACGGCCCGGAGGGGCCCCGCGCCTCCGACTGGGATCCGGAACCGCCGCCGGAACTGCACTGCCAGCAACTGCGCGAGCAGGGCCTGCTCCCCGACCCGGACTGAGCCGAGCGCGGACGGATTCCGTCGAAGGCCCGGCCCGGCACCCGGCCCGCTGCTACGGTCGGGCCAGATTCGCGCGGAGGGTTCCGCAGGTCATCGAGGGGTTGACGGCCGTGTCCGAGTCCCCGCCAGCCGGCCAGCGCGGCCGGGCGTTCAGCGGGACCCGGCAGCCGGGCCGGGTGGTGACGTTCAGCGACGCCGTCTTCGCGATCGCGGTGACCCTGCTCGTCCTGGAGATCCACCCACCCGGTGACTTCGGGCGGCTGTCACACGCCCTGACCGCACTCTGGCCGTCCTTCCTGGCCTACGGGATCACCTTCCTGCTGATCGGCCAGGTCTGGGTCAACCACCACGTGATGTTCGACCACATCCGGGCCGTCGACCGACTCGTGCTGTTCCTCAACACGCTGCTGCTGATGGACATCGCGTTCCTGCCGTTCGCCGCGTCGGTCCTCTCCGACGCGTTCCACCACGGCGAGGGCCAGCGGGTCGCGGTGGTCTTCTACGGCCTGACCCTGGAGGCGGCCCCGATCCTGTTCAACGTCATCTGGGAGTACGTCCGCCGACGACCCGGACTGCTCGACCCCGGCACCGACCGGACGGTGGCCGCCTCGATCGCCCGACGATTCCGGCTGGCCCTCTTCTGGATCGCCGCCGGTACCGCGCTCGGCGGGTTCTTCCCGCTCTTCGGCGTGGCCGTGATCGCCGCCTTCATCCCGGCGTACTGGCTGCCGATCAGGGGCGAGGCCGCCCGGTCCCGGCACGGCGGGGAGCAGGCCGGCTGACCGTCCGGGCCCCCGGTCAGACGGTGCTGGGTCGGTCGGCACGGCGGGGCCGCCGCCACCGGTATCCGGCGACGAGTCCGAGCCCGGCGAGCGCCACCGCCAGCAGCGTGCCGGCGACCAGCAGGGCACGCCGGGACGTGCCCGTCGCCCGATCCGGCGCGGCTTCCGATCCGGCCGCCCCGGCCGCGGCACTCGGGTCGTCGACCGGCGCCGGGGCGGCCACCGCGAACGGGTCCCGGTCCGGGTCGACCGGAACCGTCGGCGGCCGGATCGCGCCGGGCCAGTACCTCTCGGTCTCGTCCGCCCGCAGCGGCGCCGGCACGCCGAGCACCGCCAGCCCGCCGGGCACGGTGAGGGTGCCGATCCGGTAGTCGGTGAACCGGCCCTGTACGGCGGTCACCGTCCAGGCGCCGGCGTGCGGCACCGCGACGGCCGCCGCGTAGTGCGCCGGCTCCGGCAGCGCCGACGCCGGGAAGGAGAGCGAGCCGCCCTTCCCGTCCTCCAGCCGCAACGCCACCCGGCCGAGATCACCCTCGAAGGGGCGGAAACCGTGCTGGAGCACCCAGAGCCCGACGGTGTAGCCCCGGCCCGGTTCCAGCCGCTCCGGCAGCGGATCCAGCAGGGTGGCCGCCCAGTTGCCGGCCTGGGCCGGCGTCGGGGCGAGCAGTAGGGTGCCGGCCAGCGCGACCAGGGTCGCGGCGACGGCGGCGAGCATGCGACGGGTGCGCATCGTTGACCACCTCCACCGCAGACGAGCCGCGGCCCCGCCGCCCGGTTCCCCCGGCCGCGCCGGTACCCCGGAAATCCCCGGACGACGGCGGACCCGGCGCTCCGGGTGGAGCGCCGGGTCCGTCCGGCGTCGCTCGGGTGGCCCCGCCGCCGGTCAGCGGCCGGGCAGCGGCACCCGGGACCAGTCGATGTCCGAGCCCAGATAGAAGCTCGGGTACGACGGCTGGTTGTACGTCGTCTGCTGCCGGGCCACCTCGACCCGGTACTGCGGATCGTGCATCAGCGTGTAGAGCTTGCGGTCGGTCAGCTCGGTGCTCAGATAGATCCGGATCGCCGAACTGTCCACCGTGCGGACCAGCAACTCCTCACGCCAGTCCCCGAGGACGTCGGCGACCAGCCCCGGGTTGCCCTTCGTCCCGTTGTTCGTCCGGGTCCCCTCGGCGGTGAGCAGCCGGCCCCGCTGCCAGTCGTCGATGGTCGGGGTCACCTCCCCGGCGCCGTTGACGATCTGGGTGG from Plantactinospora sp. BC1 carries:
- a CDS encoding TMEM175 family protein; translation: MSESPPAGQRGRAFSGTRQPGRVVTFSDAVFAIAVTLLVLEIHPPGDFGRLSHALTALWPSFLAYGITFLLIGQVWVNHHVMFDHIRAVDRLVLFLNTLLLMDIAFLPFAASVLSDAFHHGEGQRVAVVFYGLTLEAAPILFNVIWEYVRRRPGLLDPGTDRTVAASIARRFRLALFWIAAGTALGGFFPLFGVAVIAAFIPAYWLPIRGEAARSRHGGEQAG
- a CDS encoding serine hydrolase, with the protein product MSIKLGRGARRLMVATLVTAMLGVAVAPPASASVAVDSGRWLRVGVTDLHALGITGVQGLARDGVRDSYARAGTADLATGAPVPRDGYFRIGSNTKTFAAVVVLQLVGEGRLRLDDTVDRWLPGVVAGNGNDGRRITVRQLLQHTSGLYNYTRDLPGLSSAGGYARHRFDHYEPAELVALAMAHPPTFAPGTSWDYSNTNYILAGMLIERVTGRSWAAELRDRILRPLRLTETSTPGDRAYLPGPHARGYQQWEPGGPLDDTTLFNTTMAYTAGDLVSTPSDLVRFWQALQQGRLLAPAQLAEMRRTVLAETFQDYLPGARYGLGVMWAPNACGGYWSHGGDVPGMSTVNGATTDGRRVVVLSLTTQLAGDEAAMAVLRRADEIVADAVCGRPAG
- a CDS encoding DUF5954 family protein, whose product is MPDHLLIRITQRNDPVSAVSEDDARRRSLAYPKLMWGAPVFGYAEEVAGRWRILSLSGDQPQGSRDGLGSHFRRLLSETPETAGHATRRREYREAIRLLDWEVVDDLTVHGRRYRIIRAQPFIRMGPDGPEPPRPTDPDPYPPGKTRGVRSQEEGFVIDPTASTGLSDGLLRIEMVPAFYKAGIVPDDVRADSRRALVTHPNVVLLPVGFTIGEYVHGSWQPRSFSTYPTPQAARDSAAFRFSDIVPHEDASLEEIRAAYTRALEEFEAPRTDEFEIRGVRCRVTRVERFVRVGPDGPEGPRASDWDPEPPPELHCQQLREQGLLPDPD